In one Legionella clemsonensis genomic region, the following are encoded:
- the rsmI gene encoding 16S rRNA (cytidine(1402)-2'-O)-methyltransferase, with amino-acid sequence MVKSSATTPGTLYIVATPIGNRDDISLRALSTLKSVDSILAEDTRHSLQLLTALGIQKPLVSLHAHNEAEKSQQMIAALEQGKSLALISDAGTPLISDPGFPLVKLAREKQIAVVPIPGPCALITALSAAGIPCDSFTFVGFLPAKAAARKKKLATLSTSEHTLIFYEATHRIRDCIDDIIEVYGPDYDFVLAKELTKTFERFVQGPATTVKRWLQEDDSHCKGEFVLLLPPKLQEISQLQEEETLTILLKELPLKQAVKLAALLTKGNKNELYKRALELQHKD; translated from the coding sequence ATGGTAAAAAGTTCAGCAACTACTCCCGGCACTCTTTATATCGTTGCCACCCCTATTGGTAATCGTGATGATATTAGTTTAAGAGCACTCTCTACCTTAAAGTCAGTTGACAGCATTCTGGCTGAAGATACTCGACATTCCTTGCAGTTGCTTACTGCTTTAGGAATCCAAAAACCATTGGTATCCTTACATGCGCATAATGAGGCAGAAAAAAGTCAGCAAATGATTGCAGCGCTGGAACAAGGTAAATCCCTTGCTTTAATTAGCGATGCGGGAACACCTTTGATCAGTGATCCAGGTTTTCCTCTGGTCAAGCTGGCCCGCGAGAAACAGATCGCAGTAGTTCCTATTCCTGGTCCCTGTGCCTTGATAACTGCATTAAGTGCTGCAGGAATTCCCTGCGACAGTTTTACCTTTGTGGGTTTTTTGCCCGCCAAGGCCGCAGCCAGAAAAAAGAAACTGGCAACACTCTCAACAAGTGAACATACGCTGATTTTTTATGAGGCCACACACCGTATTCGCGACTGTATTGACGATATTATAGAGGTTTATGGACCCGATTATGACTTTGTTTTGGCAAAGGAATTAACTAAGACCTTTGAGCGTTTTGTGCAGGGCCCAGCCACCACCGTTAAACGTTGGCTACAAGAAGATGACAGCCATTGCAAAGGGGAATTTGTTCTGTTACTGCCACCCAAATTACAGGAAATTTCCCAGCTGCAAGAAGAAGAAACCCTAACTATTTTGCTAAAGGAATTACCCTTAAAGCAGGCCGTTAAATTGGCCGCCTTACTCACCAAGGGGAATAAAAATGAGCTCTATAAGCGAGCTTTGGAGTTGCAACACAAAGATTGA
- a CDS encoding penicillin-binding protein activator, with product MLAKSLLKIILLFATALLLSQCTKVAENQARALRVNQRAVTPYTMPASAYLALAKNQVGEEQQNLLLMAAGRQIYDGQWQEGLYILAQTSDYLPPVLTAEKNILLAKTDMLRQQPKSAITKLSAVRDVNSLANFYQVQYHDILAAAYESVGNATEAVTERIKLERLLPDETARADNSRILWLTLTKMPLAELNTLAIEAREGSDMQGWMKLALIARQSAANSNNLLEQVEDWQTQYLSHPANSILPSSLSAIKPYLNRTPRRMALLLPLSGPLAGPGSAIRDGFMAAANDASNNADIRLYDTAKGDVSSLYLQALDDGADYVVGPLSKADVARVAAMEHPVPTLLLNDMETHLNTNAYRFGLSPSNEAKQVAIEANKNGHRRALIIYPAGSWGDEISNAFAMQWRSMGGTIADKFSYANNSDLNAAIRGLLQVTESQNREKQIKQLLGPRIQVTPSRRQDFDMIFLLAYPSKARQIMPLLKYYFAGNVPVYATSTVYSGSTHAMKDKDLDGIIFCDMPWVFKHQMGSRNWPEQLNSYNRLYALGMDSFALASQLNQLLLFPAMGIHDKSGVLYLNRSQQVARVPAWGQFKGGVAVAMTANS from the coding sequence ATGTTAGCAAAGTCACTATTAAAAATAATCTTATTGTTTGCTACAGCCCTATTGCTTTCACAATGTACAAAGGTGGCTGAAAATCAGGCACGGGCGCTTCGTGTAAATCAACGGGCTGTCACGCCTTACACCATGCCTGCATCGGCTTATCTTGCTTTGGCAAAAAATCAAGTCGGGGAGGAGCAACAAAATTTATTACTCATGGCCGCCGGTCGTCAAATTTATGACGGTCAGTGGCAAGAAGGCCTTTATATTTTAGCCCAAACCAGTGATTATCTGCCACCCGTACTGACGGCGGAAAAAAATATTCTTCTTGCGAAAACTGACATGCTACGGCAGCAACCCAAGTCCGCTATTACCAAACTTTCTGCGGTGCGTGACGTTAACAGCTTAGCTAATTTTTATCAAGTGCAATATCACGATATTTTAGCTGCTGCTTATGAGTCGGTAGGCAATGCAACGGAAGCAGTTACTGAACGTATTAAATTAGAACGCTTATTACCTGATGAAACTGCTCGAGCAGACAATAGTCGCATTTTATGGTTAACATTAACTAAAATGCCCTTGGCTGAACTCAATACACTGGCCATTGAAGCCAGGGAGGGCTCAGACATGCAGGGGTGGATGAAATTAGCCCTGATAGCAAGACAAAGTGCGGCTAATAGCAATAATCTTTTAGAGCAAGTTGAAGACTGGCAAACGCAATATTTGTCTCATCCAGCCAATAGTATTCTACCTTCTTCTCTTTCTGCCATTAAACCCTACTTGAATCGGACGCCTCGGCGGATGGCTTTATTACTTCCTTTAAGCGGTCCTTTGGCAGGTCCTGGTAGTGCTATTCGCGATGGATTCATGGCGGCTGCCAATGATGCCAGTAATAATGCGGATATTCGTCTTTACGATACAGCAAAAGGTGATGTCTCTTCCCTCTATCTGCAAGCACTGGATGATGGTGCTGATTATGTGGTTGGACCTTTAAGTAAAGCTGATGTTGCGCGCGTAGCGGCAATGGAGCATCCTGTGCCAACTTTATTGTTAAATGACATGGAAACCCACTTAAACACAAACGCTTACCGTTTTGGTTTATCACCCAGCAATGAAGCAAAACAAGTTGCTATTGAAGCAAATAAAAATGGTCATAGGAGAGCACTCATTATTTATCCAGCGGGTAGCTGGGGAGATGAAATCAGTAATGCTTTTGCGATGCAATGGCGTAGTATGGGAGGTACTATTGCTGATAAGTTCAGTTATGCGAATAACAGTGATTTAAATGCAGCGATTCGAGGTCTTCTGCAAGTCACAGAGAGTCAGAATCGAGAAAAGCAAATTAAGCAATTATTGGGACCAAGAATCCAGGTAACGCCCAGTCGTCGCCAGGATTTTGATATGATATTTTTACTGGCTTATCCTTCGAAGGCGCGCCAAATAATGCCCCTGCTCAAGTATTATTTTGCTGGTAATGTCCCCGTCTATGCTACATCAACGGTATATAGTGGCAGTACCCATGCGATGAAAGATAAAGATTTGGATGGCATTATTTTTTGTGATATGCCCTGGGTATTTAAGCATCAGATGGGAAGCAGAAATTGGCCTGAACAGCTTAACAGTTATAACCGCCTTTATGCCTTGGGCATGGATAGTTTTGCGTTAGCGAGTCAACTCAACCAGCTACTGCTTTTTCCTGCAATGGGCATCCATGATAAAAGCGGTGTGCTCTATTTAAATCGTTCTCAGCAAGTGGCTCGTGTTCCAGCCTGGGGACAATTTAAAGGTGGGGTTGCAGTAGCCATGACGGCGAATTCTTAA
- a CDS encoding YraN family protein, producing MSTRKRGLAIEQQAQVYLEAQGLKPVISNYQCRLGEIDLIMREGNYLVFIEVRARASAAFGGAAASVTYRKQQKIIKTASHYLLRTKLTDKQPIRFDVLSFEGETPQINWIKNAFGLDF from the coding sequence ATGTCAACAAGAAAGAGAGGATTGGCAATTGAACAACAGGCCCAGGTTTACCTAGAAGCGCAGGGATTAAAGCCTGTGATTAGCAATTATCAATGTCGTTTAGGTGAAATTGATTTAATTATGCGTGAGGGTAATTATCTGGTGTTTATTGAAGTACGAGCACGCGCTTCTGCGGCATTTGGCGGAGCTGCTGCCAGTGTTACTTACAGGAAGCAACAAAAAATTATCAAGACAGCCTCTCATTATTTACTGAGGACTAAATTAACTGATAAACAGCCCATACGCTTTGATGTCTTAAGTTTTGAAGGTGAAACACCACAAATCAATTGGATTAAGAATGCTTTTGGACTTGATTTTTAA
- a CDS encoding D-sedoheptulose-7-phosphate isomerase — translation MTQMEERVRQLFGNSIEAQIAVADVLSMLIAKAGSKLVNCLLNDGKILLCGNGGSAANCLHFSAAMINHYEVERPSLPVIALTTDISCLTSVATDSHYDQVFARQIHALGQEGDILLVLSTSGNTDNILQAVNAANDRGMDTIALSGRDGGLLANHLGPEDIELRVQADSAARIREMHLFILHCFCDLIDQSLFGQMLG, via the coding sequence ATGACACAGATGGAAGAAAGAGTTAGACAGCTGTTCGGTAACAGTATAGAAGCACAGATTGCGGTTGCTGATGTTCTATCAATGTTAATTGCTAAAGCAGGCTCCAAGTTGGTAAATTGTTTACTCAATGATGGCAAAATTCTTTTATGTGGTAATGGCGGATCTGCTGCCAATTGCCTTCATTTCTCTGCAGCAATGATTAACCATTATGAGGTGGAACGTCCTTCCTTGCCTGTTATTGCCCTAACGACAGATATTTCCTGTTTGACTTCTGTAGCGACTGATAGCCACTATGATCAGGTTTTTGCACGTCAAATTCATGCATTAGGACAAGAAGGTGATATATTGCTCGTTTTATCAACCAGCGGTAATACCGATAATATTCTTCAGGCTGTCAATGCGGCTAATGATCGAGGAATGGATACTATCGCTCTTAGCGGTAGAGATGGGGGCTTGCTTGCCAATCATTTAGGCCCTGAAGATATTGAGCTTCGCGTTCAAGCCGATAGTGCTGCTCGCATCCGTGAGATGCACTTATTCATTTTGCATTGTTTTTGCGATTTAATTGATCAGTCTTTGTTTGGTCAAATGTTGGGGTAA
- a CDS encoding BON domain-containing protein: MKIRVILFLLISALLTSCVAVVVAGAAAGLVVYDRRSLSTIESDARIFHIIHKEIVTDPRFQDARIIVSSFNQVVLLVGQAPTASLRVMAEKIARTTPNVRRVYNEVTVDYPIPLSQRTEDTWITSQARSLMLTKKGLESGSIRIVTENGVVYLMGIATHEQADLAVSVARQINGVRKVVKVFQYIV, from the coding sequence ATGAAAATTCGTGTCATCCTTTTTTTGCTAATTAGTGCATTATTAACAAGTTGTGTTGCTGTTGTTGTGGCAGGAGCGGCTGCTGGTCTTGTGGTTTATGACAGGCGTAGTCTCTCAACGATTGAAAGCGACGCTCGTATTTTCCATATTATTCATAAAGAAATAGTGACTGACCCTCGTTTTCAGGATGCTCGTATTATTGTGAGCAGTTTTAATCAGGTTGTTTTACTGGTTGGACAGGCCCCCACTGCTTCTTTACGGGTTATGGCTGAAAAAATTGCGCGAACTACACCTAACGTGCGTCGAGTTTATAATGAAGTGACTGTTGATTACCCCATTCCGCTGTCGCAGCGCACTGAAGATACGTGGATAACAAGCCAAGCAAGAAGCCTAATGTTGACTAAAAAGGGGTTGGAGTCAGGCTCCATCCGTATTGTGACTGAGAATGGTGTTGTTTACTTAATGGGTATTGCAACACACGAGCAGGCTGATTTAGCGGTCAGCGTTGCCCGTCAAATTAATGGTGTAAGAAAAGTAGTCAAGGTATTTCAATATATTGTTTAA
- a CDS encoding BON domain-containing protein — protein sequence MKKQGKVFFVLLLSNLLSGCLSNVWTGAMLVYDRHNVYKKVSDYTLSANVHHELFGPDRLLEQKGCAIDVAVFNGDILLAGHVPTLELREAAIARVSKVTGYRRLFNQIDIANVGRGSVQDSWITAKIRSRIFADSSIDPNAFKVVTSDRIVYLMGDVTPEQAERVITIARTTRGVVRVVKLLKYYHLSDNASMKQ from the coding sequence ATGAAAAAGCAAGGGAAGGTTTTTTTCGTTTTGTTATTGAGTAATCTGTTATCGGGATGTCTCTCCAATGTATGGACAGGTGCTATGCTCGTTTATGATAGACATAATGTCTATAAAAAAGTAAGCGACTATACCCTTTCTGCTAACGTGCACCATGAATTGTTCGGACCAGACAGGCTACTTGAGCAAAAAGGATGTGCTATTGATGTTGCTGTGTTCAATGGCGATATCTTGTTGGCAGGCCACGTACCCACTTTAGAGTTACGAGAGGCCGCCATCGCTCGCGTTAGCAAGGTAACAGGCTACCGGCGGTTATTTAATCAGATAGACATCGCTAATGTGGGGAGAGGTTCGGTACAAGACAGTTGGATTACGGCTAAAATACGCAGCAGAATTTTTGCAGATTCTTCCATTGATCCTAATGCATTTAAAGTCGTTACTTCAGATCGCATAGTTTATTTGATGGGTGATGTAACTCCAGAGCAGGCGGAGCGGGTAATTACTATTGCCCGGACTACTCGAGGTGTAGTGCGAGTAGTAAAATTATTGAAGTATTATCACTTATCCGATAATGCTTCAATGAAACAGTAA
- the plaB gene encoding phospholipase PlaB, with product MIVIFLHGWSVTHTNTYGELPQWLENQSKDGTLNIQVGNIYLGHYISFDDTVTVDDIARAFDHAVRDGIADKLRDGERFACITHSAGGPVVRKWMDLYFKNNLAKCPLSHLIMLAPANHGSALAQLGKSRLGRIKSFFEGIEPGQHVLDWLELGSDMSWELNESWLDYDCIANGIYSFVLTGQKIDRQLYDAINSYTGEAGSDGVIRVAAANMNYSLLKLHQEGNNGENLVVAQMTRTQPMAFGVLPGCSHSGKRMGIIRSVTRANAATHPTAIWVLRCLQVKNRDSYNSLVKELHKLTKETQKNERIELVNTLIYQREYITNRYSMIIFRLIDDRGNHLNDYDLYLTAGPNYSEHALPMGFFGDRQRNQYNRGKLTYYLDYDIMEAGINTPKMQGNLGFRIRARPEASDQSLAYYSLLDFRSSLADINKILHPNETVMVEIMLQRRVDKTVSRITNNLIPAKISSKPSGIKVD from the coding sequence ATGATTGTTATTTTCCTTCATGGTTGGAGTGTCACCCATACCAATACTTATGGCGAGCTGCCTCAATGGCTTGAAAATCAGAGCAAAGACGGAACGCTGAATATTCAAGTGGGTAATATCTATCTGGGGCACTATATTAGCTTTGACGATACAGTAACCGTTGACGATATAGCACGTGCATTTGACCATGCAGTGCGTGATGGAATTGCTGATAAACTGCGAGATGGGGAGCGTTTTGCTTGTATCACTCACTCGGCCGGTGGCCCCGTGGTTCGTAAATGGATGGATTTATACTTTAAGAATAATCTTGCAAAATGCCCACTGAGTCATCTCATTATGCTGGCTCCCGCCAATCACGGTTCTGCGCTTGCTCAGCTTGGTAAATCCCGGCTAGGCCGTATAAAAAGTTTTTTTGAAGGTATTGAACCGGGACAGCATGTCCTGGATTGGCTTGAGCTTGGCAGTGATATGAGCTGGGAACTTAATGAAAGTTGGCTTGATTACGATTGCATTGCTAATGGCATCTACTCCTTTGTACTTACAGGCCAGAAAATTGACCGGCAACTTTATGATGCTATTAATTCCTACACAGGAGAAGCCGGATCTGATGGCGTTATACGTGTAGCTGCTGCAAATATGAATTACAGTCTATTAAAGTTACATCAGGAGGGGAATAACGGTGAAAACCTTGTTGTCGCGCAAATGACTCGGACACAACCCATGGCATTTGGGGTTCTTCCTGGGTGCTCGCATTCTGGCAAAAGAATGGGAATTATCCGCAGTGTGACCAGGGCCAATGCAGCCACTCACCCTACTGCTATATGGGTCTTGCGATGCCTCCAGGTAAAAAATCGTGACTCCTATAACAGCTTGGTAAAAGAGCTGCATAAGCTTACAAAAGAAACTCAAAAAAATGAGCGTATAGAACTTGTAAACACCCTTATCTATCAGCGCGAGTATATCACCAATCGCTACTCGATGATTATATTTCGACTTATTGATGATCGGGGCAATCATCTGAATGATTATGACCTTTATTTAACTGCTGGCCCCAACTATAGCGAACATGCGCTTCCCATGGGTTTCTTTGGAGATCGGCAGCGAAACCAATATAATCGAGGAAAACTGACTTATTACCTTGACTACGATATTATGGAAGCTGGAATTAATACGCCAAAAATGCAAGGTAATCTCGGGTTTCGTATTAGGGCACGTCCTGAGGCAAGTGACCAATCCCTTGCTTATTACAGCTTACTGGATTTTCGTTCCTCACTCGCTGATATTAACAAAATTCTTCACCCAAACGAAACTGTAATGGTTGAAATCATGCTTCAGAGACGAGTCGATAAAACCGTCTCTCGTATCACTAACAACCTTATTCCGGCAAAAATCAGTTCGAAACCGAGTGGCATAAAGGTAGATTGA
- a CDS encoding SDR family oxidoreductase, with product MKILILGATGFVGTWVTNALIEAGHEVHCAVRNKHAAKQKFPRAKIFHCDFLKDTSNSYWQERLDGVDVLINCVGIFYHYNKKLVWKVHYETPKTLFAAAEKASLKKIIHLSALGIDRYNNVYADSKLATEKFLQSLTVPFVILRPSFIYGPGTRGGISLIRSLAALPGVVPLPDGGRQEFQPIHISDLVQAIKNLILINNPGQLTLAAVSAKKVRLKEIILKLRNWLGLKPAALIKIPIGLIKLVALLGDYIPYSTVNTAAIAMLTQGNTTTQQEAIRFQEEAQVIPHNFAQGLHKTPAFEQDCWHAKLSYLRPLLRLSLAFMWIMSALTSSFFFSKQASYQLLATIGISTVWQPLFLYGASLINTLLGIGLLLNYKVKLNCLIQIAVISIYTLIISVALPYLWLEPFGPVVKNIPILSSIFILNALSSNH from the coding sequence ATGAAAATATTAATTTTGGGAGCCACAGGTTTTGTGGGCACTTGGGTCACCAATGCACTGATAGAGGCAGGTCATGAGGTTCACTGTGCCGTTAGAAACAAGCATGCGGCTAAACAAAAATTTCCCCGGGCTAAAATCTTTCACTGTGATTTTCTCAAAGATACCTCAAATTCCTATTGGCAAGAGCGATTAGACGGCGTTGATGTTTTGATAAACTGTGTGGGCATTTTTTATCATTATAATAAAAAATTGGTGTGGAAAGTTCACTATGAAACCCCCAAAACTTTATTTGCAGCCGCAGAAAAAGCATCACTAAAAAAAATCATTCACCTTTCAGCATTAGGAATTGATCGCTATAACAATGTCTATGCTGACAGTAAGTTAGCCACAGAAAAATTTCTGCAATCCTTAACTGTTCCTTTCGTCATCCTAAGACCCTCGTTTATTTATGGACCAGGTACTCGTGGTGGTATTTCACTTATTCGAAGCCTTGCAGCCCTTCCCGGGGTTGTTCCACTTCCCGACGGAGGTAGGCAAGAATTTCAGCCAATCCATATTAGCGATTTAGTTCAGGCAATTAAGAATTTGATTTTGATAAATAACCCTGGTCAGTTAACTTTGGCTGCTGTGTCCGCCAAAAAAGTGAGGCTAAAAGAAATTATTTTAAAACTGCGCAACTGGTTGGGATTAAAGCCAGCTGCCCTTATAAAAATTCCGATAGGATTAATTAAATTGGTGGCCTTATTAGGAGATTACATACCCTACTCAACAGTCAATACCGCAGCCATCGCGATGCTGACGCAAGGCAATACAACCACTCAACAAGAAGCCATTCGCTTTCAAGAGGAAGCACAGGTTATTCCGCATAATTTTGCACAAGGACTTCATAAAACACCCGCTTTTGAGCAAGATTGCTGGCATGCAAAATTAAGCTACCTGCGGCCTTTATTAAGACTAAGTTTAGCCTTTATGTGGATAATGAGTGCGCTTACCAGTAGCTTTTTTTTTTCAAAACAAGCCTCCTACCAATTGCTGGCAACAATTGGTATTTCCACAGTTTGGCAGCCTTTGTTTCTTTATGGGGCCTCCTTAATAAATACCCTACTGGGGATTGGCTTATTATTAAATTATAAGGTTAAACTTAACTGCCTTATCCAGATAGCGGTAATTAGTATCTACACGTTAATAATCAGTGTTGCATTACCCTATTTATGGCTCGAACCTTTTGGACCGGTGGTTAAAAATATACCCATTCTAAGCAGTATTTTTATATTAAATGCTTTAAGCTCTAATCACTAA
- the trhO gene encoding oxygen-dependent tRNA uridine(34) hydroxylase TrhO, with product MNYVVAAFYKFTPFPDYESMKESLLALMKEKEIKGTIILAAEGINGTICGESDNLSFFINFLQQYEGLSDLTFKISYSDYNPFEKSKVKLRKEIVTLGVPDIDPNTIYGTHIDPQEWNQLISDPEVLVIDTRNDYEVKLGTFKGAINPETENFRDFPDYVEKNLSQHKDKKIAMFCTGGIRCEKSTAYLKKIGFNQVFQLNGGILNYLEKIPQNESLWEGTCFVFDNRVAVDANLEGLEVGTIDVEWKNNNRKSKHSSSGD from the coding sequence ATGAATTATGTCGTAGCTGCTTTTTACAAATTTACTCCTTTTCCTGATTATGAGTCCATGAAGGAGTCTCTGTTGGCTTTAATGAAAGAAAAAGAAATTAAAGGAACTATTATACTGGCTGCGGAAGGTATCAATGGAACAATTTGTGGCGAATCAGATAATCTATCGTTTTTTATCAATTTTCTTCAACAATACGAGGGTTTGAGTGATTTAACCTTTAAAATTAGCTACAGCGATTACAATCCTTTTGAGAAATCTAAAGTAAAATTGCGTAAGGAAATTGTAACCTTGGGAGTCCCTGATATTGATCCGAATACCATTTATGGTACGCATATAGACCCTCAGGAATGGAACCAATTAATTTCTGATCCTGAAGTTTTGGTGATTGATACCAGAAATGATTATGAAGTCAAGCTGGGAACATTTAAGGGAGCCATTAATCCTGAAACAGAAAATTTTCGTGATTTCCCAGACTATGTGGAGAAAAATTTAAGTCAGCATAAAGATAAAAAAATTGCCATGTTTTGTACAGGTGGTATCCGCTGTGAAAAATCAACCGCTTATCTAAAAAAAATAGGGTTTAATCAGGTTTTCCAACTCAATGGGGGTATTTTAAATTACCTGGAAAAAATTCCTCAAAACGAATCGCTATGGGAAGGTACTTGTTTTGTATTTGATAACCGCGTTGCAGTAGATGCTAATCTGGAGGGATTGGAAGTCGGCACTATTGATGTAGAATGGAAAAATAACAACAGAAAAAGCAAGCATTCCAGCTCTGGAGATTAG
- a CDS encoding RCC1 domain-containing protein — MTDTVNNSEFIFHKLPIDLIFYLASNYLDYSNAVNFFEALILKNFQSQTRIKSLSTYATTYYSERRFTLYRQLMPAQIVAGTETNFYFSPKFGWYAWGSNPFPCDANHALISRPQALKLPPKNDFSMRQIRMIANRNCRTFFLTTVGLYMTAPQTQLQRLNFTPALTKDEKIVQIALGANHALALSNKGRVYSWGDNTLGQLGLGDHIQRCDAFTLISTLEDKIITNVFTGDCQSFCLTAEKEVYAFGANKDGQLGLDSDSPRHFIPQCINTLLNINVKTIASSSDHTLFLTKEGQVYSCGSNYGGKLGVLREVKLYTPTPVMPIQGLVIDKIAAGKNHSLCVTATGQIYGFGSNVFNQLAFSEEVKFKKTPSLLNSFPDKIITEISSGRNHALCLDKEGNLYSFGDNTGGLLGRDACAKSKEVMILKSTSLVENPRIKIPY; from the coding sequence ATGACCGACACTGTCAACAACAGTGAATTTATTTTTCACAAACTACCTATCGATCTAATTTTTTATTTAGCCAGTAATTATCTGGACTACTCTAATGCTGTCAATTTTTTTGAAGCCCTGATTTTAAAGAATTTCCAATCGCAGACTCGCATTAAATCGCTTAGCACCTATGCAACAACCTATTATTCAGAGCGCCGCTTCACCCTATACCGTCAGCTCATGCCGGCACAGATCGTTGCTGGAACGGAAACCAATTTTTACTTTTCCCCTAAATTTGGCTGGTATGCCTGGGGAAGTAATCCTTTTCCATGTGATGCAAATCATGCATTAATTTCAAGGCCGCAAGCTTTAAAATTACCCCCAAAGAATGATTTTTCAATGCGACAAATAAGAATGATCGCAAACCGCAATTGTCGTACATTTTTTTTGACAACAGTCGGTCTATATATGACAGCCCCTCAAACACAACTCCAACGCTTAAATTTCACTCCGGCGTTAACGAAGGACGAAAAAATTGTACAGATTGCTTTAGGTGCTAATCATGCACTTGCACTTAGCAATAAAGGAAGAGTATATAGCTGGGGAGACAACACATTAGGACAATTAGGATTAGGTGATCATATTCAACGTTGTGACGCGTTTACACTTATTTCCACGTTAGAAGATAAGATAATTACCAACGTTTTTACCGGGGACTGTCAATCATTTTGTCTTACTGCTGAGAAAGAAGTTTATGCCTTTGGTGCTAATAAGGATGGACAGTTAGGTTTAGATAGTGATAGCCCTAGGCATTTTATCCCACAGTGTATCAATACACTGTTAAATATAAATGTTAAAACTATAGCTAGCAGCTCAGACCATACATTATTTTTAACCAAAGAAGGACAGGTTTACAGCTGTGGTAGCAATTATGGTGGAAAATTAGGTGTACTCAGGGAAGTGAAACTATACACACCAACTCCTGTCATGCCAATACAAGGTTTGGTAATCGATAAAATCGCTGCAGGAAAAAATCACTCTCTTTGTGTGACAGCCACGGGTCAAATCTATGGTTTTGGTTCTAATGTATTCAATCAATTAGCATTTTCTGAAGAGGTTAAATTCAAAAAAACCCCCTCACTTCTCAATAGTTTTCCGGACAAAATTATTACCGAGATTTCATCTGGAAGAAATCATGCACTTTGTCTGGATAAAGAGGGGAACTTATACAGTTTTGGTGATAACACTGGAGGCCTACTAGGTCGTGATGCCTGTGCGAAATCTAAAGAGGTTATGATTTTAAAATCTACTTCTTTAGTAGAAAACCCTAGGATAAAAATTCCCTACTAA